A window of SAR202 cluster bacterium contains these coding sequences:
- the fabL gene encoding enoyl-[acyl-carrier-protein] reductase FabL — MPFSNKVVLITGGSRGIGRAIALEFARRGAHIAFNYYRNHEAANETQAEIEALGVRCLKIKAHLGDAAKIKELFGEVASTFGRLDVLVNNAATGVQRKAVDLEEKHWEWTMGVNAKAPWLCAVEATRLMKDGGHIVNITSEGSRRVLPNYFSVGTSKAALEAITRYLAIELAPQGISVNAVSGGYVDTGALDHFPNKEEMLAEGQMTPVGRMVTVDDIAKVVAFLCTPDAAMVRGQVIIVDGGATLKA, encoded by the coding sequence ATGCCCTTCAGCAACAAAGTAGTCCTCATTACCGGCGGCTCTCGCGGCATCGGCCGCGCCATCGCCCTCGAGTTCGCCCGGCGCGGAGCGCACATTGCTTTCAACTATTACCGCAATCACGAGGCGGCGAATGAGACGCAGGCGGAGATAGAGGCGCTCGGCGTCCGGTGCCTCAAGATCAAGGCGCACCTGGGCGACGCGGCGAAGATCAAGGAGCTGTTCGGGGAGGTTGCATCGACCTTCGGCCGGCTGGACGTCCTGGTCAATAACGCCGCCACCGGCGTGCAGCGCAAGGCGGTGGATCTGGAGGAGAAGCACTGGGAGTGGACGATGGGCGTAAACGCGAAGGCGCCGTGGCTGTGTGCGGTGGAGGCGACCAGGCTGATGAAGGACGGGGGCCACATCGTGAACATCACCAGCGAGGGCTCACGCCGTGTGCTGCCGAACTACTTCTCAGTGGGCACGTCCAAGGCCGCGCTCGAGGCGATCACGCGCTATCTTGCTATCGAGCTTGCACCGCAGGGGATTTCGGTCAACGCGGTCTCCGGCGGGTATGTCGATACCGGCGCGCTGGACCACTTTCCGAACAAGGAAGAGATGCTTGCAGAGGGCCAGATGACGCCTGTGGGGAGAATGGTTACAGTGGATGACATTGCGAAGGTGGTGGCGTTCCTGTGCACGCCGGACGCCGCAATGGTCCGCGGCCAGGTGATCATCGTGGACGGCGGCGCAACGCTGAAGGCGTGA
- a CDS encoding MBL fold metallo-hydrolase: MSDNPIYIGNVEVIPVSDGWMKFRPGNFFPTVPHDAWNRYEETMPEGKLVFNSGCYVLRSQGKVILVDTGVGKGSTDLWEASAGKLLTALSDNGVDPDEVDMVLLTHLHRDHVGWNIIWDGDRFRPTFTKARYWMPKIDFDVYSTKADLHLFSYLEKQVLPLKDIGVVDFISGEQHFTNEVSSLPTPGHTPGHTSFVISSKGERGIITGDVLHHPAQIDHPEWSPRGDEKQVEARETRANIVQQLVLEGAIALVGHFPGPGIGRVVRRDSRLTWQPL, from the coding sequence ATGAGCGACAACCCGATTTACATTGGCAACGTGGAGGTCATCCCCGTGTCCGACGGGTGGATGAAGTTCCGGCCCGGCAACTTCTTTCCAACAGTGCCGCACGATGCCTGGAACCGTTACGAGGAGACGATGCCCGAGGGCAAGCTGGTCTTCAACTCCGGCTGCTACGTTCTCCGCTCACAGGGGAAAGTGATACTCGTGGACACCGGCGTCGGGAAGGGTTCGACCGACCTGTGGGAGGCCTCCGCAGGGAAGTTGCTTACGGCCCTTTCCGACAATGGCGTCGACCCTGATGAGGTCGACATGGTGCTACTCACACACCTGCACCGCGACCACGTAGGCTGGAATATCATCTGGGACGGCGACCGATTCCGGCCTACCTTCACGAAGGCGCGATACTGGATGCCGAAAATCGACTTCGACGTTTACTCCACCAAGGCAGACCTGCACCTCTTTTCATACCTGGAAAAGCAGGTCCTGCCCCTGAAGGACATTGGAGTAGTGGACTTCATCTCAGGGGAGCAGCACTTCACGAACGAGGTCTCTTCCCTGCCCACCCCCGGCCACACGCCCGGCCATACGAGCTTCGTAATCTCTTCGAAAGGTGAGCGAGGAATAATTACTGGGGATGTGCTCCACCACCCGGCGCAGATAGACCATCCGGAGTGGAGCCCGAGAGGGGACGAAAAGCAGGTGGAGGCGCGCGAGACGAGGGCGAACATTGTCCAACAGCTGGTCCTGGAGGGAGCAATTGCGCTGGTCGGGCACTTTCCCGGCCCAGGCATCGGGCGTGTCGTGCGGCGTGACTCCAGGCTCACGTGGCAGCCGCTCTAG
- a CDS encoding DUF3008 domain-containing protein: MPAKTEKQRKFMGAELARKRAGKKTKTKMSEKKLREFAKK; the protein is encoded by the coding sequence ATGCCCGCCAAGACCGAGAAGCAGCGGAAATTCATGGGGGCGGAGCTGGCCCGCAAGAGGGCCGGCAAGAAGACGAAGACAAAGATGTCCGAAAAGAAGCTCCGCGAGTTTGCAAAGAAGTAG
- a CDS encoding enoyl-ACP reductase has product MYPIDLSGKTGIIFGVANHRSIAWSIAQVLHQAGARLAVTYQNERVKDSVAGLVTDWKDSPVIECDVSKDENVEKAVNEAAKALGGRIDMVVHSIAFANKDDLGGLYMETPREGFRVALDVSAYSLIPVARYTAPIMKANGGGAIVSMTFQAAERVFPGYNVMGTAKAALENATKQLASDLGPDNIRVNSISAGPLDTLSSRVISHYRDMKKAHAERSPMRRNITQEEVAKTALFLLSDLSSGITGEIVHVDTGYNVMGI; this is encoded by the coding sequence ATGTACCCGATAGACCTCAGCGGCAAGACCGGCATAATTTTCGGCGTAGCTAACCACAGGAGTATCGCGTGGTCCATAGCGCAGGTGCTCCACCAGGCCGGCGCCAGGCTGGCAGTGACTTACCAGAACGAGCGCGTCAAGGACTCGGTGGCAGGACTGGTCACGGACTGGAAGGACTCTCCGGTCATCGAGTGCGACGTGAGCAAGGATGAGAATGTTGAAAAAGCAGTGAACGAAGCTGCGAAGGCGCTCGGCGGGCGAATCGATATGGTCGTTCACAGCATCGCCTTCGCCAACAAGGACGACCTGGGCGGCCTGTATATGGAGACTCCCCGCGAAGGCTTCCGGGTTGCGCTTGATGTCAGCGCGTACTCCCTCATCCCGGTTGCGCGGTACACGGCCCCAATAATGAAGGCCAATGGCGGCGGCGCGATCGTCTCTATGACCTTCCAGGCGGCAGAGCGGGTCTTCCCGGGTTATAACGTCATGGGCACCGCCAAGGCGGCGCTGGAGAACGCAACCAAGCAGCTCGCGTCAGACCTTGGGCCGGATAACATCCGCGTCAACTCGATCTCAGCAGGGCCGCTGGACACGCTCTCTTCGCGCGTCATCAGCCACTACCGGGATATGAAGAAGGCCCACGCGGAGCGCTCGCCGATGCGGCGAAACATCACGCAGGAAGAGGTTGCCAAAACCGCCCTGTTCCTGTTGAGCGATCTTTCCAGCGGCATCACCGGGGAGATTGTCCACGTGGACACCGGCTACAACGTTATGGGTATCTGA
- a CDS encoding exo-alpha-sialidase, whose protein sequence is MDFEVDVIRTFVEPVKLRDGTLLGLDWKTLHGMVSTDSGRTWRDSGPLRDASGRVLEGSGKSNGYVVHILRLKTGEIAVKYDVGHSRYDLGGSPRSTSYFTRSADEGQTWSAPVQITPTGTPSHTSWVVEMADGRLVLPNEYAYSQPGEDKRPKFAICTSFNSVDGGRTWQESRDAIWLQNDDGTVLDYCEIPTATETPSGGMLMLARTRYQRMGESHSADGGHAWSPMRLNGLVSSCAEIFLDRVPGSSDIYCIWNQATAEEVAKGYYRARLTSAISRNGGVTWESFRTVAASPGMEEVARIQPAGTPVYTPVPGAVPTEQEMVAPEFHMNRAPRAKVIDGTLYVAYTHRRYRYVNGKQTKLHDAVKLRAVPVEWLWGK, encoded by the coding sequence ATGGACTTCGAAGTCGATGTTATTCGCACGTTCGTAGAGCCCGTGAAGCTCAGGGACGGCACGCTCTTGGGGCTGGACTGGAAGACCCTTCACGGGATGGTCTCCACCGACAGCGGCAGGACGTGGCGGGACTCCGGCCCCCTGCGCGACGCATCCGGACGCGTGCTGGAGGGCTCCGGCAAGTCCAACGGCTACGTCGTCCACATCCTGCGACTCAAGACAGGGGAGATCGCAGTGAAGTACGATGTCGGCCACTCGCGTTACGATCTGGGCGGGTCGCCTCGCAGCACGTCGTACTTCACGAGGTCGGCGGACGAAGGGCAGACCTGGTCCGCGCCGGTGCAGATCACGCCGACCGGCACGCCATCGCACACGTCATGGGTAGTGGAGATGGCGGACGGGCGGCTCGTCCTTCCAAACGAGTACGCGTACTCGCAACCGGGTGAAGATAAAAGGCCCAAGTTCGCCATATGCACCTCGTTCAATTCCGTCGACGGCGGGCGCACGTGGCAGGAGTCGCGCGACGCAATATGGCTGCAGAACGACGACGGCACGGTGCTGGACTATTGCGAGATTCCCACGGCCACGGAGACGCCCTCCGGCGGGATGCTGATGCTTGCGCGCACACGGTACCAGCGCATGGGGGAGAGCCACAGCGCGGACGGCGGTCACGCCTGGAGTCCGATGCGTCTGAACGGCCTCGTATCAAGCTGCGCGGAGATATTCCTCGATCGCGTTCCCGGCAGCAGCGACATCTATTGCATCTGGAACCAGGCGACTGCCGAAGAGGTGGCGAAAGGCTACTACCGCGCCCGCCTCACGTCTGCGATCTCCCGCAACGGCGGCGTGACCTGGGAGAGCTTCCGGACGGTCGCAGCTTCGCCGGGAATGGAGGAGGTTGCCCGCATCCAGCCCGCCGGCACTCCCGTCTACACGCCCGTCCCCGGCGCGGTCCCCACTGAGCAGGAAATGGTCGCCCCTGAGTTTCACATGAACCGCGCCCCCCGCGCAAAGGTCATCGACGGCACGCTCTACGTCGCCTACACGCACCGCCGTTACAGATACGTAAACGGCAAGCAGACGAAGCTGCACGATGCGGTGAAACTCAGGGCAGTGCCGGTGGAGTGGCTGTGGGGGAAATAG
- a CDS encoding ATP-binding cassette domain-containing protein — translation MPLAADVPAVRFEQVTFIYPGATKPVLDRIDLVLEPGKSIALVGENGAGKSTLAKLLLGLYKPTSGRITVDGEDLALIVPSEWRRRVAPVFQDYVKYAASARENIGFGELRRIEDTDAIAVAASKSGADEVISALPAKYETMLGKTYDDKGQDLSSGQWQKVAIARAYIRDASVLVLDEPTAALDAKMEVEVYRHFRDIARGRSVLLISHRLGSARLADRIVFLDGGKIVEDGSHPELMERGGRYAEMYRIQSGWYV, via the coding sequence CTGCCATTGGCCGCGGATGTCCCGGCGGTACGGTTCGAGCAGGTGACCTTTATATACCCCGGTGCCACGAAGCCCGTGCTGGACCGCATCGACCTGGTGCTGGAGCCCGGCAAGAGCATCGCGCTCGTCGGCGAGAACGGCGCGGGGAAGTCGACACTCGCGAAGCTGCTGCTCGGACTCTACAAGCCGACATCGGGCCGCATCACGGTGGATGGCGAGGACCTGGCCTTGATAGTGCCGTCTGAGTGGCGGAGGCGGGTAGCGCCGGTATTTCAGGACTACGTGAAATACGCCGCCTCCGCGCGAGAGAACATCGGCTTCGGCGAGCTACGCCGTATCGAGGACACCGACGCAATCGCCGTTGCTGCGTCAAAGAGCGGAGCGGACGAGGTAATATCAGCCCTTCCTGCCAAATACGAGACGATGCTGGGCAAGACCTATGACGACAAGGGGCAGGACCTCTCATCTGGCCAATGGCAGAAGGTGGCGATTGCTCGGGCCTATATTCGAGATGCGTCAGTTCTCGTGCTCGATGAGCCCACCGCAGCCCTGGACGCCAAGATGGAGGTGGAGGTATACCGCCACTTCCGCGATATCGCCCGGGGCCGCTCCGTCCTGCTCATCTCCCACCGCCTCGGCTCGGCACGGCTAGCGGACCGCATCGTGTTTCTGGACGGCGGCAAGATCGTGGAGGACGGCTCTCATCCGGAGCTAATGGAGCGTGGCGGGCGCTACGCGGAGATGTACCGCATACAGTCTGGGTGGTACGTGTGA
- a CDS encoding ABC transporter ATP-binding protein encodes MIRQSQWSRDRQRLRSRDQAIYFWRYMKLMWEIGRREMLIAAFMILITGLAPILMTVFLRGLIDGAVGILKGDSNLTTATIWLVAFLAANLVQALSGIFVHRWLIPDIMEIFQAGVNERLMIKASRLPLEAFEQAEYYDLLHHAQFGVDRLWVPIQWMLRIPSDAITAIGLLIYLGSVNIWFPVILLIGITPSHVIGERIFERIRVLKSKHSPTLRYIDYLGKLMADRPAAAEVRLFGLGDFLLGRRKKLVAELRNDRLSLARERVRGAVARTFFEHFTYALVITWSVVLIVTGRLTLGLFAAFLTAAQQFMSSASMALGGYRSVTGSISYMKDVLD; translated from the coding sequence ATGATTAGGCAGTCGCAATGGTCACGCGATAGGCAACGCCTGAGATCCAGGGACCAGGCCATATACTTCTGGCGCTACATGAAGCTCATGTGGGAGATCGGCCGTCGCGAAATGCTGATCGCGGCGTTCATGATCCTGATCACAGGGCTTGCGCCCATTCTAATGACCGTATTCCTTCGTGGCCTCATCGACGGCGCCGTCGGCATTCTCAAGGGCGATTCGAATCTGACCACTGCTACGATATGGCTCGTAGCGTTTCTGGCGGCCAACCTTGTGCAGGCATTGTCCGGCATATTCGTCCACCGCTGGCTGATTCCGGACATTATGGAGATCTTCCAGGCCGGCGTGAACGAGCGCCTGATGATAAAGGCGAGCCGGTTGCCGCTGGAGGCATTCGAGCAGGCCGAATACTACGACCTGCTTCACCACGCCCAGTTCGGTGTGGACCGGCTGTGGGTGCCGATTCAGTGGATGCTTCGAATACCTTCGGACGCAATCACCGCCATAGGGCTTCTTATCTATCTGGGCTCCGTGAACATATGGTTCCCAGTCATTTTGCTGATCGGCATCACCCCGTCGCACGTAATCGGCGAGCGCATCTTTGAAAGGATCAGGGTGCTGAAGTCGAAGCACAGCCCGACACTTCGATATATCGACTACCTGGGCAAGCTGATGGCGGATAGACCCGCGGCCGCTGAGGTGCGCTTGTTTGGCCTTGGTGACTTCCTGCTCGGCAGGCGAAAGAAGCTCGTCGCGGAGCTGCGCAACGACCGGCTGTCTCTTGCCAGGGAGCGGGTTCGCGGTGCGGTGGCCAGGACCTTCTTCGAGCATTTTACGTATGCGCTGGTGATCACCTGGTCAGTAGTCCTTATCGTGACGGGCCGTCTCACGCTCGGACTATTCGCTGCTTTCCTTACGGCGGCCCAGCAGTTCATGAGCTCGGCATCCATGGCCCTTGGCGGGTACCGGTCTGTTACAGGCTCGATTTCATACATGAAGGACGTCCTGGACTAA
- a CDS encoding ABC transporter ATP-binding protein, translating to MVAATASAKPSLTVRGRISASLELARFVWESLVIPWPWYSLFAAVAVVLGGIAPVVLVKATVGLIDALQASASRAGLPLIEALRPFLPWLALFVGVKVLTSLLLSDTIQNYLTAQLSERVTARYEALMYSKAFGMSLDRFESPDFFESFNRAKWAMQERVISIDLPKHQAFLTTVVGGMGLMIVAASVHWSIPFLMLVGGAAMAQRSVREIKANNEVWGKQAKAKRRLEYWRGLVSEREAAAEVRLFGLGAHVRDSWKTLNDSRMREVSLVRRSLIPKAVPPIALNLAILGGTIALLLYQASSGAISAGTVVAMITVTQMYLSYVNGFGGGLLGVGEFLGLMDHASRFLKLAGDEKATAVEAPSTLKQGIEFKSVTYKHTGGKKTALDRVDFRIRPGERVALVGENGAGKTTLTKLLLGLYTPTEGAITVGGVDLREIDQKSWRDRTGVVFQEFVKFAFTVEENIGLGRTERMNNRAAVEAAAAMSGSLQDIRKLPKGFETPLGKEFEGGMELSRGQWQKLAIARVYLRNAEILVLDEPTSALDALADLEVYRQFLDLSKGKTVLIISHRLGSARLADRIVFMETGRIVQEGSHDELVARGGPYAELYKLQAEWYR from the coding sequence ATGGTTGCTGCGACTGCATCAGCAAAGCCGTCTTTGACCGTCCGAGGGCGCATTTCAGCGTCTCTGGAATTGGCCAGGTTCGTTTGGGAGTCTCTGGTCATCCCATGGCCATGGTACTCACTCTTTGCGGCCGTGGCCGTCGTCCTGGGCGGCATTGCGCCCGTCGTTCTCGTCAAGGCGACAGTAGGGCTGATTGACGCTTTGCAGGCTAGCGCTTCGCGCGCGGGCCTCCCGCTGATAGAAGCACTCCGGCCTTTCCTCCCCTGGCTGGCTCTCTTCGTCGGCGTGAAAGTCCTGACCTCCCTGCTACTAAGCGACACCATCCAGAACTATCTTACGGCGCAGCTCTCCGAGCGAGTGACGGCCCGGTACGAGGCGCTGATGTACAGCAAGGCCTTCGGAATGAGCCTCGACCGCTTCGAAAGCCCCGATTTCTTCGAGTCCTTCAACCGCGCGAAGTGGGCAATGCAGGAGAGGGTGATCAGCATAGATCTGCCAAAACACCAGGCATTCCTCACTACCGTGGTCGGAGGCATGGGCTTGATGATCGTCGCCGCCAGCGTTCACTGGAGTATTCCATTCCTCATGCTTGTCGGCGGTGCGGCAATGGCCCAGCGCAGCGTCAGGGAAATCAAGGCGAATAACGAGGTGTGGGGCAAACAGGCAAAAGCGAAACGAAGGTTGGAGTACTGGCGCGGCCTGGTATCCGAACGGGAGGCCGCGGCCGAGGTGCGCCTTTTCGGCCTTGGCGCGCATGTCAGGGACTCCTGGAAGACGCTTAACGATTCTCGAATGCGCGAAGTGTCTTTGGTGCGCCGGTCGCTGATCCCCAAGGCGGTGCCGCCAATAGCCCTGAACCTTGCCATACTCGGCGGCACGATAGCCCTGCTGCTGTACCAGGCCTCGAGCGGCGCCATATCCGCGGGCACGGTCGTGGCGATGATCACTGTTACCCAGATGTACCTGTCGTACGTCAACGGCTTCGGCGGCGGCCTCCTTGGAGTTGGAGAATTTCTCGGCCTTATGGACCATGCCTCCAGGTTCCTCAAACTTGCGGGGGATGAGAAGGCGACAGCGGTGGAAGCGCCGTCGACCCTGAAACAAGGAATTGAGTTCAAATCGGTCACCTACAAGCACACCGGCGGGAAGAAGACCGCCCTGGATCGCGTGGACTTCCGAATCCGCCCCGGCGAGCGTGTCGCGCTCGTGGGGGAAAACGGCGCGGGGAAGACGACACTGACGAAGCTGCTGCTCGGTCTGTACACGCCCACCGAAGGGGCGATAACGGTGGGCGGTGTAGACCTGAGAGAGATCGATCAGAAGTCATGGCGGGACCGGACGGGAGTCGTATTCCAGGAGTTTGTGAAGTTCGCCTTTACGGTTGAGGAGAACATCGGGTTAGGGCGGACGGAAAGGATGAACAACAGGGCGGCCGTCGAAGCCGCGGCGGCGATGAGCGGCTCACTGCAGGATATCAGGAAGCTGCCGAAGGGCTTTGAAACGCCATTGGGTAAAGAGTTTGAGGGTGGAATGGAGCTTTCCAGAGGGCAGTGGCAGAAGCTGGCAATCGCGCGCGTGTATCTGAGGAATGCGGAGATTCTCGTTCTAGACGAACCCACGTCCGCTCTGGACGCGCTCGCGGATTTGGAGGTGTACCGCCAGTTCCTTGACCTTTCAAAGGGCAAGACCGTCTTGATCATCTCGCACCGACTGGGCTCCGCGCGCCTGGCCGATAGGATCGTGTTCATGGAAACGGGGCGCATTGTTCAGGAAGGGTCGCACGACGAGCTTGTAGCGAGAGGGGGTCCATACGCGGAGCTGTACAAGCTCCAGGCCGAGTGGTACCGGTGA
- the msrA gene encoding peptide-methionine (S)-S-oxide reductase MsrA yields the protein MTTQTREQATLGGGCFWCLEAVYEQLKGVEKVVSGYTGGHVENPSYKAVCTGKTGHVEVVQVTFDPAVVSFKEILEVFFTIHDPTTKDRQGNDIGPQYRSAVFYHSPEQKATADDVIYDFTRRKVWNRPIITDVRESEVFYPAEEYHQQYFRRNPDQGYCAYIIAPKVAKFRKEYLAKLKA from the coding sequence ATGACCACGCAAACGAGAGAGCAGGCTACCCTTGGCGGCGGCTGTTTCTGGTGCCTGGAGGCGGTGTACGAGCAGCTCAAGGGAGTGGAGAAGGTGGTGTCCGGCTACACCGGCGGCCACGTCGAGAACCCGAGCTACAAGGCGGTGTGCACCGGCAAGACCGGCCACGTGGAGGTTGTTCAGGTGACGTTCGACCCCGCCGTAGTCTCGTTCAAGGAGATCCTCGAGGTCTTCTTCACAATACACGACCCCACGACGAAGGACCGGCAGGGGAACGACATCGGTCCGCAGTACCGGTCGGCCGTCTTCTACCATAGCCCGGAGCAGAAGGCCACCGCCGACGACGTGATCTACGACTTCACCCGCCGCAAGGTCTGGAACCGCCCCATCATAACCGACGTGCGGGAGAGCGAGGTCTTCTACCCCGCCGAGGAGTACCACCAGCAATACTTCCGACGCAACCCGGACCAGGGATACTGCGCATACATTATCGCGCCCAAGGTGGCGAAGTTCCGCAAGGAGTACCTGGCGAAGCTGAAGGCGTAA
- a CDS encoding response regulator, which translates to MFLDVSMPVMGGLEALEKARARGVDAAIIMTTAFGSGQVAIDTLRLGADDYLRKPFEPHEFNAVLLRAVRRLDLSRQNAFLQQQLDQKRIQLEAEIAKAASVQSKLLPCELPAIPGFEVAARCIPAREVGGDLFDWQEAYRGTTAIALGDVSGKGMSAALLMATVRATPRGVTPAHPPATAIDIAEQALHDDFERSESFVTLFCAHVDPRKRQVSFVDAGHRYAFIRRAGGNVELLEPRGFPLGVMPEERYEQGAFTLAGGDALVTYSDGLVGASAYEDLTPEIMSEALEGAASAQEMVERLVGLPRRDGDPPDDMTVLVLRG; encoded by the coding sequence GTGTTCCTGGATGTCTCCATGCCGGTCATGGGCGGGCTGGAGGCGCTTGAGAAGGCGCGCGCCCGCGGGGTTGACGCGGCAATCATAATGACCACGGCATTCGGCTCAGGGCAGGTGGCGATAGATACTCTGAGACTGGGCGCGGACGACTACCTGAGGAAGCCGTTTGAGCCGCACGAGTTCAACGCCGTTCTCCTGCGCGCCGTCCGCCGCCTGGATCTGTCCCGCCAGAACGCCTTCCTGCAGCAGCAGCTCGACCAGAAGCGGATACAGCTTGAGGCAGAGATTGCGAAGGCCGCGTCCGTCCAGTCAAAGCTCCTGCCGTGCGAGCTGCCGGCGATACCCGGCTTCGAGGTGGCTGCCCGCTGCATACCTGCGCGAGAGGTTGGCGGAGACCTCTTCGACTGGCAAGAGGCCTACAGGGGCACTACCGCGATTGCGCTGGGAGACGTGTCAGGCAAGGGGATGTCCGCCGCGCTGCTCATGGCGACGGTGCGCGCCACCCCCCGCGGAGTCACGCCGGCGCACCCCCCGGCGACCGCTATAGACATCGCAGAGCAGGCGCTGCACGATGACTTCGAGCGCTCGGAGAGCTTCGTTACCCTCTTCTGCGCCCATGTGGACCCGCGCAAACGCCAGGTATCGTTCGTGGATGCGGGCCATCGATACGCGTTCATACGGCGCGCTGGCGGCAACGTTGAGCTGCTTGAGCCGAGGGGATTCCCGCTGGGAGTAATGCCGGAGGAGCGTTACGAGCAAGGCGCTTTCACTCTGGCAGGCGGCGACGCGCTGGTGACGTACTCGGACGGGCTCGTGGGCGCAAGCGCTTATGAAGACCTGACGCCCGAGATAATGTCCGAGGCGCTTGAGGGAGCGGCGTCCGCCCAGGAGATGGTGGAGCGGCTGGTGGGCCTTCCCAGACGGGATGGCGATCCGCCGGATGACATGACTGTGCTCGTGCTGAGAGGATAG
- a CDS encoding STAS domain-containing protein produces the protein MKIDVTPRAGGVAVVAPTGRLDLMTAPELKQRLSTEIAAGNFRLLIDLGSISFVDSSGLGALIAGLKAARLKGGDLRIARPGDQAKSVLELTSLHRVLKPHESVETALAGF, from the coding sequence ATGAAGATCGACGTGACGCCCCGAGCAGGGGGCGTGGCCGTGGTGGCGCCAACCGGCAGGCTGGACCTGATGACCGCGCCGGAACTGAAGCAGCGACTCTCCACCGAGATAGCCGCCGGCAACTTCCGGCTCCTGATTGACCTGGGCAGTATCTCCTTCGTGGACAGCTCCGGGCTCGGCGCGCTCATCGCCGGGCTCAAAGCGGCGAGACTAAAGGGTGGCGATCTCCGCATTGCGCGGCCGGGCGACCAGGCGAAATCCGTCCTGGAGCTCACCAGCCTTCACCGCGTGCTGAAGCCCCATGAATCTGTCGAAACGGCTCTCGCCGGATTCTAG
- a CDS encoding aminotransferase class V-fold PLP-dependent enzyme, translated as MTIYESLGARAIINVSGSSTRVGGALMPQKVVEAMSLAALESVSMTELQAAASRRIKQATGAEAGYVTSGAAAGLTLGAAAIMAGLDPAKMERLPDTTGMKNEFIISREHRNGYDHSIRLAGARLIDVGMNEQVAGAGVRRTEAWEYEAAITERTAGIAYVALPDSQPPLPRVIEVAHKYKLPVLVDAAAQLPPAVNLRRFIDMGADLVAFSGGKAIRGPQSTGILAGRKDLIASVALQHLDMDEHFDIWEPPADLIPKDKLIGIPRHGIGRGFKVAKEGIAGIMTALDLFTHGVYKVDMETYRRYLEAIADGVSGLPVEPRVMPAKGEGFPMLHLVLDTKKIGRTAFEVCRDLKRGAPGVFPNEGMLEKDTLVIHPMNLSDERVEAVARRLREVMGKG; from the coding sequence ATGACCATCTACGAGTCCCTCGGCGCGCGCGCGATCATCAACGTCTCCGGATCTTCCACACGTGTGGGCGGAGCGCTGATGCCGCAGAAGGTCGTTGAGGCCATGTCGCTGGCCGCGCTGGAGTCGGTATCAATGACCGAGCTACAAGCTGCGGCGAGCAGGCGGATCAAGCAGGCGACCGGCGCGGAGGCCGGGTACGTCACCTCCGGCGCGGCGGCGGGGCTGACACTGGGCGCGGCGGCGATCATGGCCGGGCTGGACCCGGCGAAAATGGAGCGGCTGCCGGATACGACAGGGATGAAGAATGAATTCATAATCTCCCGCGAGCACCGCAACGGCTATGACCACTCGATACGCCTTGCGGGCGCGAGGCTGATTGACGTTGGCATGAACGAGCAGGTGGCGGGCGCGGGAGTGCGCCGCACCGAGGCATGGGAGTACGAGGCAGCGATAACGGAGCGTACGGCGGGCATCGCATACGTTGCGCTGCCGGACAGCCAACCGCCCTTGCCGAGAGTGATCGAAGTCGCCCACAAGTACAAGCTGCCGGTGCTGGTGGACGCCGCCGCGCAGCTTCCTCCGGCGGTCAACCTGCGCAGGTTCATCGACATGGGCGCGGACCTGGTTGCCTTCAGCGGCGGCAAGGCGATTCGCGGGCCGCAGTCCACGGGCATCCTCGCGGGGCGCAAGGACCTGATCGCATCGGTGGCGCTGCAGCACCTGGACATGGACGAGCACTTTGACATCTGGGAGCCGCCGGCGGACCTGATACCGAAGGACAAGCTCATCGGCATACCCAGGCACGGCATTGGCCGAGGGTTCAAAGTGGCGAAGGAGGGCATCGCCGGCATCATGACAGCTCTGGACCTCTTCACCCACGGGGTTTATAAGGTGGATATGGAGACATACCGCCGCTATTTGGAAGCGATTGCGGACGGTGTAAGCGGGCTGCCGGTGGAGCCTCGCGTCATGCCCGCCAAAGGCGAAGGCTTCCCCATGCTCCACCTTGTTCTGGACACGAAGAAGATCGGACGCACTGCTTTTGAGGTATGCCGCGACCTGAAGCGCGGCGCCCCCGGCGTGTTCCCGAACGAGGGGATGCTGGAAAAGGACACCCTGGTCATCCACCCAATGAACCTCAGCGACGAGCGCGTTGAGGCGGTGGCGCGCCGCCTGCGCGAGGTGATGGGGAAGGGGTAG